One genomic segment of Luteimonas galliterrae includes these proteins:
- a CDS encoding zinc-dependent metalloprotease has translation MIDPKAYEKILSEAESDDGVFTVHRVADQIFYEIPERELGRDFLWVSRIAKVPLDVDDGYGGRLSGTRVVRWERHGNRLLLRETIHGITADPALPVADAVEAANFSPIIMSFNIETIGKKNAPVANVTRLFVTEVPEFSVRSKVGRAQDMDPERSFVESVKSFPENVEVEAVNTYSVPPDPSVAVSPAPPRMPPISGSVLMHHSMVKLPETPMKPRLFDDRVGFDSVGTIDYGMEDHRVTRRKFITRFRLEKKDPGSALSDPVKPIVYWIDRATPRKWVPYVKQGVEEWRPALEAAGFTNAIFAEEAPSAEENPDWSANDARHSMIHWAPTLGGDILGLHVNDPRTGETISADIQIHQHVLGWLQNMYFVQAAPLDSRARKLPLSDELVGSLLRYIVAHEVGHSLGLEHNMKASALYPAAKVRDPKWVAAMGHVASVMDYSRMNYVAQPEDGIPVEDLIPRVGPYDRWAVRWGYAEIPDAPTPDDERATLDTWAREQDQVPWYRFSNVSSFGEVEEQSEAVGDADAVESTRLGLKNLERVAGYLLPAVEGRAGESYDELKGLYDTMMGQWKVEMGHVVNIVGGFHSQQKHIGQEGVRFTPVSRERQAEAVAFLNEHAFMVPGFAIRPQILRRIGPDDALARIRSHQRDVLRMLLDASRLNRMMEQEAMGGGQAYQLTDFLGDVRRGIWKELAESRVHIDAYRRNLQRAYLELLCERMSSSEVADDSRALLRGELVALDVQIVKALPKSADTRTRLHLLDMRVQIAQATHQRHERTRPRTSN, from the coding sequence GTGATCGATCCTAAGGCGTATGAAAAGATTCTCTCGGAGGCCGAGTCTGATGATGGAGTTTTCACCGTACATCGGGTGGCAGACCAGATCTTTTACGAGATTCCAGAGCGGGAGCTAGGCCGTGATTTCCTATGGGTTAGCCGGATCGCGAAGGTTCCCCTGGATGTCGATGATGGATATGGCGGCCGCCTATCAGGCACGAGGGTTGTGCGATGGGAGCGACACGGTAACCGCCTGCTGCTGCGCGAGACAATCCATGGCATAACCGCTGACCCAGCGCTGCCCGTAGCCGATGCCGTCGAGGCGGCAAATTTCTCGCCGATCATCATGTCCTTCAATATAGAAACGATCGGGAAAAAGAATGCGCCGGTCGCGAACGTGACACGACTGTTTGTTACCGAGGTGCCAGAGTTCAGCGTGCGCTCGAAGGTGGGTCGGGCTCAAGACATGGACCCGGAGCGTTCGTTCGTGGAAAGCGTCAAGTCGTTCCCAGAGAATGTCGAGGTTGAGGCGGTCAACACTTATTCGGTCCCGCCGGACCCATCTGTAGCGGTGTCGCCTGCGCCTCCACGGATGCCGCCGATCAGCGGAAGCGTGCTGATGCATCACAGCATGGTGAAGCTGCCGGAAACGCCCATGAAGCCGCGCTTGTTCGACGATCGGGTGGGCTTCGATTCCGTCGGGACGATCGACTACGGCATGGAAGATCACCGCGTTACCAGACGGAAGTTCATAACACGCTTTCGTCTGGAGAAGAAGGATCCCGGTAGCGCGCTGTCCGATCCGGTGAAGCCGATCGTGTACTGGATCGATCGAGCAACGCCCAGAAAATGGGTGCCATACGTGAAGCAGGGCGTGGAAGAATGGCGGCCAGCCTTGGAGGCCGCCGGCTTTACCAACGCCATTTTTGCAGAGGAGGCGCCTAGCGCCGAGGAGAACCCCGATTGGAGTGCGAACGACGCACGACACTCAATGATCCATTGGGCACCGACTTTGGGTGGAGACATACTCGGCTTGCACGTCAATGACCCGCGTACGGGCGAAACCATCTCAGCCGATATCCAAATACACCAGCACGTCCTGGGTTGGCTGCAGAACATGTACTTCGTGCAGGCGGCTCCTCTTGATTCGCGTGCGCGCAAGTTGCCGTTGTCGGACGAGTTGGTAGGCAGCCTGCTCCGTTACATCGTGGCGCACGAGGTCGGCCACTCGCTGGGCTTGGAGCACAACATGAAAGCGAGCGCGTTATATCCGGCCGCCAAGGTGCGCGATCCAAAATGGGTGGCCGCCATGGGCCACGTCGCTAGCGTGATGGACTATTCGCGGATGAACTATGTCGCCCAACCTGAGGATGGCATCCCGGTGGAGGACCTGATTCCCAGGGTCGGTCCGTACGACAGATGGGCAGTGAGGTGGGGCTATGCTGAGATTCCCGATGCTCCGACACCGGATGACGAGAGAGCGACCCTCGATACCTGGGCGCGCGAACAGGACCAGGTACCGTGGTACAGGTTCTCTAACGTCAGCTCCTTTGGAGAGGTGGAAGAGCAAAGCGAAGCGGTCGGCGACGCCGACGCCGTCGAAAGTACCAGGCTGGGCTTGAAAAACCTTGAGCGCGTGGCCGGATACTTGCTTCCAGCGGTGGAAGGACGCGCAGGAGAATCCTACGATGAACTAAAAGGGTTGTATGACACGATGATGGGGCAGTGGAAGGTCGAAATGGGACATGTGGTGAATATCGTCGGCGGGTTCCATTCTCAGCAGAAGCATATAGGGCAGGAGGGCGTTCGATTCACACCGGTGTCGCGCGAGCGGCAGGCCGAAGCCGTAGCGTTTCTGAACGAACATGCGTTCATGGTCCCCGGGTTCGCGATTCGCCCCCAGATCCTTCGTCGAATCGGGCCGGACGACGCGCTAGCGCGCATCCGCTCCCATCAACGCGATGTGCTGAGAATGCTCCTTGACGCATCGAGGTTGAATCGAATGATGGAACAGGAGGCGATGGGCGGCGGCCAAGCCTATCAACTCACTGATTTCCTCGGCGATGTTCGTCGAGGTATCTGGAAAGAGCTGGCGGAGTCCCGGGTGCATATCGATGCTTATCGCCGCAACCTGCAGCGCGCCTACCTGGAGCTGTTGTGCGAGCGGATGAGCTCGTCGGAAGTGGCGGACGACTCGCGTGCGCTCCTGCGCGGTGAACTGGTAGCGCTAGACGTGCAGATCGTGAAAGCCCTCCCCAAATCCGCCGACACGAGAACACGCCTTCACCTGCTCGACATGCGGGTGCAGATAGCTCAGGCCACACACCAGCGCCACGAACGAACACGTCCACGCACCTCGAACTAG